One window from the genome of Rhinolophus ferrumequinum isolate MPI-CBG mRhiFer1 chromosome 22, mRhiFer1_v1.p, whole genome shotgun sequence encodes:
- the INKA2 gene encoding PAK4-inhibitor INKA2, translated as MKKNGEMDCYLRRLKQELVSMKEVGDGLQDQMNCMMGALQELKLLQMQTALEQLEISGGGPAPGCSESPRTQPPSPQWDGGRGHARPVAHSPSSQPSLGSSSKFPSHRSVCGRDLAPQPRTQQPEHQSCAQQGPELLEPDDWTSTLMSRGRNRQPLVLGDNVFADLVGNWLDLPELEKGGEKGETREGGEPKGERGQPRELSRRFALTANIFRKFLRSVRPDRDRLLKEKPGWVTPTSSEPRAGRSQNVKKRSHSKGSGHFPFPGTAEPRRGGSPSTSFPKALEASPSGFDINTAVWV; from the exons ATGAAGAAGAACGGGGAAATGGACTGCTATTTGCGCCGTCTCAAACAGGAGCTG GTGTCCATGAAGGAAGTGGGCGATGGCTTGCAGGATCAGATGAACTGCATGATGGGGGCTCTGCAGGAACTGAAGCTGCTGCAGATGCAGACAGCCCTGGAACAGCTGGAGATCTCTGGAGGGGGTCCTGCCCCAGGCTGCTCTGAAAGCCCCCGGACACAGCCCCCGTCCCCTCAATGGGACGGTGGCAGAGGCCATGCCAGGCCTGTTGCTCACTCCCCCTCCAGCCAACCTTCTCTTGGCAGCAGCAGCAAGTTCCCTTCCCACaggagtgtgtgtgggagggatcTGGCCCCCCAGCCCAGGACACAGCAGCCAGAGCACCAAAGCTGTGCCCAGCAGGGGCCAGAGCTGCTGGAACCAGATGACTGGACCTCCACCTTGATGTCCCGGGGCCGGAATCGGCAGCCTCTGGTGTTGGGTGACAACGTTTTTGCAGACCTGGTGGGCAACTGGCTGGACTTGCCAGAACTggagaagggtggggagaagggtgaGACTAGGGAGGGAGGAGAGCCCAAGGGAGAGAGGGGCCAGCCCCGGGAGCTCAGCCGCAGGTTCGCCCTGACAGCAAACATCTTTAGGAAGTTCTTGCGGAGCGTGCGGCCTGACCGGGACCGGCTGCTGAAGGAGAAACCAGGCTGGGTGACACCCACCTCCTCGGAGCCCCGAGCTGGACGCTCCCAGAATGTTAAGAAGCGGAGCCATTCCAAGGGTTCTGGACATTTTCCCTTCCCAGGCACGGCAGAGCCCAGGCGAGGGGGAAGCCCTTCCACAAGTTTCCCCAAAGCCCTGGAGGCATCACCCTCTGGCTTTGATATTAACACAGCTGTTTGGGTCTGa